A window of Oncorhynchus nerka isolate Pitt River linkage group LG4, Oner_Uvic_2.0, whole genome shotgun sequence contains these coding sequences:
- the LOC115128152 gene encoding protein ERGIC-53-like, translated as MAVSIRRCLTAVACLLMLTLTCHHSNADNIFAGASTEEAPHRRFEYKYSFKGPHLSQTDGIIPFWVHSGNAIPSADQVRITPSLRSQKGSVWTKNTVNFDHWEAEVTFRVSGRGRMGADGLAIWFTTAQGLDGPVYGAADNWNGIGIFFDSFDNDGKKNNPAVLVVGNNGKLVYDHPNDGTTQALGTCLRDFRNKPYPVRAKITYYKKILTVLINNGFTPDKDDYEFCTKVDNMIIPQEGYFGISAATGGLADDHDVLSFLTFRLTEPGQELPAPEAEMPKEEQDKYQEEFENFQQELDKRKEDYQKEHPEVQREPIEDMYESVNDREIRQVFEGQNQIHLEIKQLHRQLAMILDEQNRYVSVVTDEISKRQVELVGQAPSQEMGAVVATQQEILRNLNELRNSFHESLKQIGATQHQANPVSMGTYETVQHFSEIQEHLHVVKRNIEHLITRNGSPSENRGEKCPDPPKMPSCLGTIHFLVFVVIQSVLFFSYIVYKSQQEAAAKKFF; from the exons ATGGCGGTGTCCATAAGAAGGTGTCTGACTGCTGTTGCTTGTTTATTAATGTTAACTTTAACATGTCACCACAGTAATGCCGATAATATCTTTGCCGGTGCATCGACTGAAGAAGCTCCACACCGTCGATTTGAATACAAGTACAGTTTCAAGGGACCGCACCTGTCTCAAACCGACGGGATTATTCCTTTTTGGGTACACAGTGGAA ATGCCATCCCCAGTGCCGACCAGGTCCGTATCACCCCCTCTCTCAGGAGTCAGAAGGGCTCAGTCTGGACCAAAAACACGGTCAACTTTGACCACTGGGAGGCTGAGGTGACCTTTCGTGTGTCTGGACGGGGGAGGATGGGAGCCGACGGCCTC GCGATATGGTTCACCACTGCACAAGGCCTAGATGGTCCTGTCTATGGAGCTGCTGACAACTGGAACGGCATCGGCATCTTCTTTGATTCCTTTGACAACGATGGGAAG AAAAATAACCCTGCTGTGCTGGTGGTGGGAAACAATGGCAAACTTGTTTATGATCACCCAAA CGATGGCACGACTCAAGCCCTGGGAACATGCTTAAGAGACTTTCGTAACAAACCCTATCCTGTCAGAGCCAAAATAACATACTACAAGAAGATACTAACG GTGCTGATCAACAATGGTTTCACGCCTGATAAGGATGACTATGAGTTCTGTACCAAGGTGGACAACATGATCATTCCTCAGGAGGGCTACTTTGGCATCTCAGCTGCCACGGGTGGTCTAGCAG ATGACCATGATGTCCTGTCCTTCTTGACGTTCAGACTAACAGAACCTGGCCAAGAACTG CCTGCACCTGAAGCAGAGATGCCCAAGGAGGAGCAGGACAAGTATCAGGAGGAATTTGAGAACTTTCAGCAGGAGCTGGACAAAAGGAAAGAGGACTATCAGAAGGAGCATCCGGAAGTCCAGAGAGAACCCA TCGAGGACATGTACGAGAGTGTCAACGACAGGGAGATCCGCCAGGTGTTTGAGGGTCAGAACCAGATCCACCTGGAGATCAAACAGCTTCACCGTCAGCTGGCCATGATCCTCGACGAACAGAACCGCTATGTTTCTGTGGTTACAGACGAGATATCCAAACGCCAAGTGGAGTTGGTAGGACAG GCTCCTAGTCAAGAAATGGGTGCAGTGGTCGCAACACAACAGGAGATACTGAGAAACCTGAACGAGTTGAG AAACTCTTTCCATGAGTCTCTGAAGCAGATCGGCGCCACTCAGCACCAAGCCAACCCAGTGAGCATGGGGACATATGAGACTGTGCAACACTTCAGCGAAATCCAGGAACATCTACACGTGGTCAAGAGGAACATCGAACACCTTATCACACGCAATGGG AGCCCCAGTGAAAATCGGGGGGAGAAATGCCCTGACCCTCCTAAAATGCCTTCCTGTCTGGGTACTATTCACTTCTTGGTCTTTGTGGTCATCCAATCAGTCCTGTTCTTCAGCTACATCGTGTACAA AAGTCAACAAGAAGCAGCAGCAAAGAAATTCTTTTGA